From the Chitinophaga lutea genome, the window AATTTGCAAGGCAAGGGACAGCTTATATGTTTTCATGATCTGCAGGATAACGGTACAATGATAAAAAAAACCATAGATTTATTGCAACATTCCGGCCCCTCACCTGTCTGTTTAATCCAGTGCATGCTCTGAACGGAAATACGCCCACCGACCACCAGCTGGTGGAACAGGTCCTGCGCGGGGATACCCGCGCCTTTGCCGTCATTATCCAACATACCGAAGGCCTGGTGGCGCAGATCATTTTCGGGATGGTGCGGCATGCGGAAGACCGGAAAGACCTCGTGCAGGACGTCTACCTGAAGGCTTTCAAATACCTGCCCGGGTTCCGCTTCCAGTCGAAGTTATCGACCTGGATGGCGCGGATAGCGTATAACACCTGCGTCAATTACCTCGACAAAAAACAGTTGCTGCCCCTGCCCGAAGGTTCCGAAGCGGAGCTGCCGGAAGATGAAACCGCCACCGCCGCCCTTTCCCGCAAGCAGCTGCACGATATCCTGCAAGCCGGCATCGCGCGGCTGCCCCCTTTGTATCAAACCCTGATCACGCTTTTTCACCAGCAGGAATGCAGTTATGAGGAGATCGGGCAGATCACCGGGCTGCCGGAAGGCACCGTAAAGAACTACTTATTCAGGGCACGGAAGGCCCTTCGTGACAATTTATTGCTTCAGTATAAAAAGGATGCGTTATGACCGCAACACACCTTACAGACGCCGCCATACAGGAATATGCGATGGGCCTGGCCCCGCAGCACGCGGCGCATATAGACGGCTGCCCCGCCTGCCGGGCGAAGGCGCAGATGTACCGGGAGATGGTAGCCGGCATCCAGGCACAGCCCGCGCCGGTATTTGATTTCGATGTGAGCGCCGCGGTACTGGCCCATTTGCCCGCTCCCCGGCGCACGGCCCTCCCCCGGCTGCTATACGTGGCTTTGACGGCGATACTGCTGGTTAGTGGGGCGGCGCTGTATATCTTCCGGGCGGATGTGGTGGCCGTGTTCAGCGGCGCGGCCTCGATGATGACATGGGTGATGGTGACGTCGCTGTTGACCATCCTCATTTTCCAGGGGCTCGACCTCCTGAAAACGTACCGGAAAAAAATGCGCGAAATGCTGCAACATTCATCACCCGCAACTGTCTAATTTAATACCAGATGAAAAAGATATCCATCATAACGGCCCTGCTCACCGCAGCAGTAACGGCACAGGCGCAGGACCTGACCACGCCCCTCAAACAGGGCAGCTCGCTGGAGCTGGGGTTCCGGATTTTCGCGATTACCGTATGCATGTACCTGATCGGCACGTTCATCATCACCATCGTGAAACTGGTGCTCGACTACCAGCTCAAAAGCAGGATGATCGACCGCGGTTTTTCCGAAGGCGACATTTCCCGTTTCTTCAAACCCGGCAACACGGCCATCCGGAACACCGCGCTGAAATGGTTTGCCGTGCTGGCGGGTGTGGGCTTCGGGCTTACCATCGTTACGCTGTCGCAGCCGGTGGGCCTGCATTCCCTGGCCATCATGGCGTTTTGCATATCGGCGGCATTCCTGGTGTATGCACAATTCATCAAACGATCAGACACATGAACACCTCGCTCCTTTTAGCGGCGGCCGGCTGGCTGGCCGTCAGCATCACCACCGGTTGCCGGCAGCAGCAGGCAAAGGCGGAAGACCATCCCCCGAGCCAATACCGGTTCACCCCGGTATCCGACATCCCTACCACCCCGGTGGCCGATCAGCAGCGCTCCGGCACCTGCTGGTGTTTTTCCACTTCCTCCTTTCTTGAAACGGAGATCATGCGTATCACCGGCGAGGCAACCGACCTGTCTGAAATGTATTTCGTGCGTTGCGCGTACCTCGACAAAACCGCCAACTACATCATGCGGCAGGGGGCGGCCCGTTTCTCCGAAGGCGGCCTCAACCACGACCCGGTGCTCAGCGCCGCCGTGGCCGGCATGATGCCGCAAAGCGCCTATACCGGCTTAACGGGAACCGATTCCGTCTATGACCACCGGCAGTTATTCCAGACCCTCGAAGAGCGGGTGAAAGCCTATGCAGAACGGAAAGCCGGCCCGGCCGCCCACTGGAAAACAGACATCCCGGCCATCCTCGACCAATACCTCGGCCCCGTGCCCGCTGAATTTACCTACAAAGGGAAAACGTATACCCCCCAAAGTTTTGCCGCGGCCACACAACTGAAATTATCCGATTACGTCACCATCACTTCCTTCACCCACGTTCCATTTTATCAACGTTTCATCCTGAACATCCCGGCCAATCACATGAACGAAAGTTTTTACAACCTGCCGCTGGAGGAATACATCGCCAATATCGACCATGCGCTGGCGAACGGGTATTCCCTCGCGCTCGATACGGACGCCAGCGAAAAAGGGTTTTCGATCAGGGAGGGCATTGCGGTGGTAGCCGCCGATACAGCAGATGAAAAGCGGATACTGACGGAACCGGCGCCAGAAAAAATCATCACGCAGCAATACCGGCAGGAAGAGTTCGAGAACTTCAACACTACCGACGATCACAACATGCACATCACCGGAAAGGTGCAGGATCAGACAGGCAAAGTGTATTATAAGGTAAAAAATTCCTGGGGCACGCGGAGTGGGAAGAATGGATATTTTTACGTCAGCATTCCTTACATGCAGCTGAAATCCATTTCGGTGCTGCTGCACAAAGATGGATTGACAGCCGCCACCAAAAGCCGTTTAAATCTCTGAACATGACCACCTATAGAATATTCTTCGTTTTCGGCCTGCTCTGCATTGTGAGTGCGCTGTTCATTTTCGCCCGCCAGCACCGCCGGGACGACCGGAACATCTCCGTCTCCGTCTCCGAATCGAAGGAGGCATATAAATTCAGGGCCGATTACCCCACAGCCAATCATGGCCGGGTTTGCGATTACCTGGAGAAACAGCTGGGCCGTTATACGAACATCAATTTCCACGATGTGGAAATCGACGGCCATGTGGTGCTCGACAACCAGGCTGATTTTTACCTGCTGCTGGAGCCCGGCAAGCTGCGCATGACGCTCAACAAAAAAGATAACAGTTACGCCACCTACGAAAAGTTCAGCCAGATGGGGCGTGAGCTGAAAGAGGTGGCGACGGGGCGCTGAAAACAGTTACCTGAAATACGGCAACACGCCTTCGGCGATCAGGGCATGCCCCGCTTTATTGGGATGGTTGCTTTGCGACATCAGCGTTTTGAGATCGCTCCCTTTCCCCGCCGCCGCTTTGAACAAACCATAACTGTCCGCCAGCCCGATGCGGTATTTTTCCGCCAGCGCCTTCAGCTGATCGGCGTGCTGTTGCAGCACGTTACCGGGTTGCAGGATGTTCACGCCCAGGTCCGGTGAGGGCGTCAGGAGGATCACTTTGATATTCTTTTGCAGGGCCTTTTGGATCATTTGTTCCATCGCCGCTTTCGAACGTTCCAGGCCGATGGCCCTGTCGTTGAGGGCGTAGTCGATGAACAGCACGTCCGGCCGGTGCGGCAGCACATCCTGCCCGAATCTTTCAGCGCCCTGCTCCGAATTTTCTCCACCAATGGAAGTAGTGATCGAATTGACCACGGCATAGGGGTATATCGTTTTCACCCCTTCCAGCACCCGGTAAGGGTAAGCTTCCAGCGTTCTGACATCGGGTGTTTTAAAATAACCGCTCGGTACGGAGTGGCCGTGGAATACCAGGTTGATGGTGCGGTTCTTCGGCCACTGTTTCAGCAACTCCGCTTTTACGTCCGCCAGGTATACGGCGGGGCCGGCCACCTGCGCGCGGGCGGGCAGGCACCAGAGCAGTGCAAAGAGCAATAATCTGTTCATCCTTCTAATTTAAGCCATGCTGTGATAAAACTCAATCTTCGGTTTCTACATCGAAATGCGGGAGGTGGTTCTCATTCAACAGCAGGTGGTGATAAAACGCCATCTCCCCTGTTTTCGATATCGAAAAGCGGGATATATCTCCCTTTCAGCAGCCATGCTGCAATAAAACTCGATTTTCCTGTTTTCACTATCGGAAAGCGGAAGCATATCTCCCCTTCATTTGCCAAGCTGTGATAAAACTCAATCCCCTGTTCTGACCACGCGAAAGCGCTGCAAAACGATGTCGTAGGTGGCTTTGAACGTACCCCTGGGCGACAGCGAGAATCCCCAGTTGGCCCCGCCGGTGCTCGCGCCTACCGGGCCTACTCTGGTGATGAGGCTGCCGTAATCGTCTTTCATATTCGCCCTGGCCGCCGTCATCCTGAACCAGCCTTTGCCCCATACATCGCTGTTGGCGGACTGCGGCGCGTTCAGGCTCATGTTATCGGAGTTGCCGGTGGTTTTGAACGTGCCGGTGTAGAGATACGGGTGATCGCTTTCCTTTTGCAGTTTGGGGGAAGTAGCCGCTTCCGTCCAGCCGCCGGCGGAGCCTGTTACCGCCGGGCCTGTTACGGCCAGGTAAGGCCAGGGATTAGCGGCCGTCCAGCCCGGATATTTCACCGCGTCGGCCGGCGCGGGCGGCGCAAAGGCCACGGCGCGGATGGTGCGGGCCGTCATGTCGACCGTTACCTTGTAATACCCTTTCTGGCTGACGGGCAGTTTGAATCCCGCCGCAGCCAGGCTGGTGGTTATTTTCCCCGGCTCGGCCGCACTCATGGCGGCCACGTTGGGGCCGGCGAACGTATAATTCAGCTTGCTCTGGTTGGTGATAAAAGGCACGTCGGTGCCCAGGAACGCCACGAAGCGGATGTTGTCCGTAGCCGCGTTGCGGTAATACACATCGGCCACGAAGGTGTTGGCGCCCTGTTTGGTCATCGATACCAGGGTGCCGATGCCACGCGCCGCACCCATATGATCGAACCCCTGGTTCAGCGCTTCCGCCTCGGTTTCCGCATCGGAGAGGTACAGTTTATCGATGTAACCCACGGTAATGATGCCGCCTTTCACGGATTTGTTGCCGCTGGCGTCGGTGGATTTCACCACGTACTGGTACTCTCCCACTTTGCCGGCCGGCAATGCGAACGAGCGGGCGTATTGAAAACTCTTTTCTTCCGCTTCTCCGGCGGGCTTGCGGATATCTTCCACCAGCACCGGTTCCCCCGCAGCAGTTTCGCCCCATACCTTCACTTCCACTGATACGATTTTGGTATCGGTAATGGCTGCTTCCACCTCGATGTTGACCGGATCATTGGTGAAGCCGAGGTATTTGGTGACGGTGGGTTTCGTAACGGTAATGGCGGGTGGCAACAGGTCCGGGCTGTACCCCGGTATCTGGTTCTGGGCGGAGAGGTCTTCCACCTCCACATTCGTTTTGGTGATGCCGCCGTTGCTGTTGGTGATGGTCAGTTCCACCTGGTGTTTCGTGGGGTTCACGTCTTTGCTGACCAGGAAGGTTTCGCTGATGTCATAGGTCGTCTGGTTACCGGCGGCGAGCACGGAATCGATCTGCCACTCGCCGTTTTTGATGCGCACTTTGCTGATGCCCTTTTCGTCCGCCAGCTTCGCCTTCAGCACCAGTTTATATTCCGGGCCAATCCACAGGAACTGTGCGGTGGCTTCTTTCAGCTCGGGCACGTCCGTCAGGCCGGTATCGGGGAACACACGGGGTTTGCTGCATGCCGCGATCATCACCACCGCCGCCAGCATCGATATTTTTAAAATTGTCGTCTTCATAAAACCATTTTGAATGAAGCAATGCTGTAATATTTTACCATCCGCTATTCTGCGTGATCTTGCCTTCGCTTTTCAACACTTCCACCTCGGGAATCGGGTATAGATACATGCGCTCGGTAAAAACGCGGTCTTCCGCCCTGATCACCTGGTAACTGAAAGAGTTGTCCGCGTTGCGGGTGATCTTCATCGCCATCACCGGCATGTTTTCCGTTTGCATGGCTATTTTCCAGCGGCGCACGTCGAAGAAGCGATGTTCCTCGAAGGCGAGCTCCACCCGGCGTTCGTTGCGGATGCGCTGGCGCATTTCGTCTTTCGACAGGCCGGGCGGCAACGGCGGCATCTGGATGCCGGTGCGGGCGCGCACCATGTCTACCGCCTTTTTGGCCGTGAGCGTAAAGCCGCCCGTCGCTTCGGGGCCGTAGGCTTCGTTCATGGCCTCGGCGTAATTGAGCAGCACTTCGGCATACCGGAACAGGATCCAGGTGTGCATGCTGGTCTGGTTCTGCGCCAGGTTCAGCCCTTCGTCGATGAACTTGCGGAGATAATACCCGGTGGTGGTGGCTTTGGGTTTGCCCAGGCCATCCAAGCCGCCCGTCCATATTTCCAGCGGCCGGTTTTTGAAGGTAACGGCATTGGTGAGTATCGACAGGCCCAGCCTGGGATCGCGGCCTGCGTATGGATTGGCGGGATTGTAGCCCGAGCCGGGCTCGCCGATGGCCATGCCGGTGGCTTTCATTTCATAGGCGTCTACGAGGTTCTGGGAAGGGCTGGTGCTGCCTCTCCCACCCTGGTCGTACCCGACGGGATAATTGTAAATCTCGAAATCGTTCCTCGACCAGCCGTGCTGCGCGAAGATCACTTCCGCATTGCCGTCTGCGCCGTTGCCGAGCCTGAACAGATCTTTATAGCTGGTATGCAGCGAATAGCGGTTGAGCGCAATCACGTCATGCGCCGCCTGCGCGGCCCTGCGCCATTTGGCCACGTCGTTGGAAGGGTTGTGCAGCGGGCTGGCGGCATAGAGCAGCAGGCGGGCCTTCAAAGCCAGCGCCGCGCCACGGTTCACGCGGCCGCGCCATTTCTCGGCTTCGTAATTCACCCAGGTTTCTTTCAGCAGCGGCAGCACGGCGTCGCACTCACCCGCGATATACTCCACGCTCTCATCGAAACTCTTACGCGTCATGGCTTTCAGTTCACCGAGGTCGGCGGTGGCTTTTTCCATCACCGGCACGCCGCCGTAGCGCTTCACCAGTTCGAAGTGATAAAACGCGCGGAGGAACCGCACTTCGGCCCGCAGCCATTCGATGTCGCGCACGTTGTACTCGTACTTGCTTTTGTTGGCAGGGTCGAGCGTATCGCGGAAAATGATGTTTTTGTAATCGGTGGAGTTCTGCAGGAACAGGTTCGCCCTGCGGATGCCCTGGTAGAAATAGGCCCAGCAGTCTTCCGGGTTGGAAGCAGCGTTCCAGGTGCCCATGTTGTACCGGTGGATGGAGGAGTTCACGTCTGCATGATCGGCCTCATCGCTGGCGGAGGCGAGCATGGCATTGTCGATGCGGTGGAAACCGAAACGGTTGAACAGAAACGTGTACACCCCGTAGCCGGCCTTGCTCATGCGCTCGTAGTTGACGAACACCTCGTCTTCGCTGTAATTGACGGGAATCTCCCGGTCGAGGTACCCCTTCTTACAGGCGGCCGCGGAAAGCAGCAGCGCACATCCTAGTATGAATTGAGACAGTTTCATTGTTGATCGTTTATGTGTACGCGGCTAGAAGTTTACACTCAGCCCGGTGGAATATGTTTTGATGACAGGATAGCCGATGCTCAGCGTTTCGGGATCCACTTTCACGTCGAGGTCGTCCCAGCTCAGCAGGTTCAGCCCGCTGACGTACAGCCGCAATCCCTTCATGCGCGCTTTCCCGAGCATTTTGTCCGGGAAGGTGTAGCCCAGCTCCACGTTCCGCAGCCGCAGGAACGATCCGGAACGGAACCAGAAATCGGACGTGCGGTAGTTGTTGGGATTGGGCTGCGTGGTGAGCCGGGGAAAGGTGGCCGAGGCATGCGTTTCAGGCGTCCAGCGGCCTTCGGCGGCCCAGGTGGAAATATTGGCGTTGTTCACGAAAGGCTGGAACATGTACCCTTCGAGGTACACGGTCCTGTTGGCCATACCCTGGAAAAACAGCTCGAGGTTAACCCCCCTGTACGAAGCGCCGGCGTTGAACGAAAAGTTGATCTCGGGGTAACTGTGCCGGC encodes:
- a CDS encoding RagB/SusD family nutrient uptake outer membrane protein; translation: MKLSQFILGCALLLSAAACKKGYLDREIPVNYSEDEVFVNYERMSKAGYGVYTFLFNRFGFHRIDNAMLASASDEADHADVNSSIHRYNMGTWNAASNPEDCWAYFYQGIRRANLFLQNSTDYKNIIFRDTLDPANKSKYEYNVRDIEWLRAEVRFLRAFYHFELVKRYGGVPVMEKATADLGELKAMTRKSFDESVEYIAGECDAVLPLLKETWVNYEAEKWRGRVNRGAALALKARLLLYAASPLHNPSNDVAKWRRAAQAAHDVIALNRYSLHTSYKDLFRLGNGADGNAEVIFAQHGWSRNDFEIYNYPVGYDQGGRGSTSPSQNLVDAYEMKATGMAIGEPGSGYNPANPYAGRDPRLGLSILTNAVTFKNRPLEIWTGGLDGLGKPKATTTGYYLRKFIDEGLNLAQNQTSMHTWILFRYAEVLLNYAEAMNEAYGPEATGGFTLTAKKAVDMVRARTGIQMPPLPPGLSKDEMRQRIRNERRVELAFEEHRFFDVRRWKIAMQTENMPVMAMKITRNADNSFSYQVIRAEDRVFTERMYLYPIPEVEVLKSEGKITQNSGW
- a CDS encoding cupin domain-containing protein, with translation MTATHLTDAAIQEYAMGLAPQHAAHIDGCPACRAKAQMYREMVAGIQAQPAPVFDFDVSAAVLAHLPAPRRTALPRLLYVALTAILLVSGAALYIFRADVVAVFSGAASMMTWVMVTSLLTILIFQGLDLLKTYRKKMREMLQHSSPATV
- a CDS encoding C1 family peptidase encodes the protein MNTSLLLAAAGWLAVSITTGCRQQQAKAEDHPPSQYRFTPVSDIPTTPVADQQRSGTCWCFSTSSFLETEIMRITGEATDLSEMYFVRCAYLDKTANYIMRQGAARFSEGGLNHDPVLSAAVAGMMPQSAYTGLTGTDSVYDHRQLFQTLEERVKAYAERKAGPAAHWKTDIPAILDQYLGPVPAEFTYKGKTYTPQSFAAATQLKLSDYVTITSFTHVPFYQRFILNIPANHMNESFYNLPLEEYIANIDHALANGYSLALDTDASEKGFSIREGIAVVAADTADEKRILTEPAPEKIITQQYRQEEFENFNTTDDHNMHITGKVQDQTGKVYYKVKNSWGTRSGKNGYFYVSIPYMQLKSISVLLHKDGLTAATKSRLNL
- a CDS encoding SGNH/GDSL hydrolase family protein; its protein translation is MNRLLLFALLWCLPARAQVAGPAVYLADVKAELLKQWPKNRTINLVFHGHSVPSGYFKTPDVRTLEAYPYRVLEGVKTIYPYAVVNSITTSIGGENSEQGAERFGQDVLPHRPDVLFIDYALNDRAIGLERSKAAMEQMIQKALQKNIKVILLTPSPDLGVNILQPGNVLQQHADQLKALAEKYRIGLADSYGLFKAAAGKGSDLKTLMSQSNHPNKAGHALIAEGVLPYFR
- a CDS encoding RNA polymerase sigma factor → MHALNGNTPTDHQLVEQVLRGDTRAFAVIIQHTEGLVAQIIFGMVRHAEDRKDLVQDVYLKAFKYLPGFRFQSKLSTWMARIAYNTCVNYLDKKQLLPLPEGSEAELPEDETATAALSRKQLHDILQAGIARLPPLYQTLITLFHQQECSYEEIGQITGLPEGTVKNYLFRARKALRDNLLLQYKKDAL